From the genome of Eucalyptus grandis isolate ANBG69807.140 chromosome 2, ASM1654582v1, whole genome shotgun sequence, one region includes:
- the LOC104433029 gene encoding 1-aminocyclopropane-1-carboxylate oxidase homolog 4-like produces the protein MGVTDTTQQAFDRAQELKQFDESKQGVKGLVDSGLTSIPSLFIHPPETLSSLKPAQPRPDSIHSIPIIDLSGWDSSRRPSIIEEVGRVSRELGFFQVVNHGVPTEVMDRTIAAVKAFNEQPMEAKARIYRREMAGEMDTGVAFFSNVDLFHSKAASWRDTLQLRLEPKPNMAEMPDVCKNEVMEWDRQIQRLGGILMGLLSEGLGLSPGKLQELTCLESRKMVGNYYPCCPQPDLTVGLSSHTDPGVIAVLLQDQHPSLQVKHGDEWLDAPPVPGALVVNIGDILQIMSNNEYKSAEHRVLANANREPRVSIVVFHNLTDSDIQAGPLPELVSSDKPAAFRQFTMGEYWRAFYTTKLDESLVHYFRV, from the exons ATGGGCGTCACGGACACCACTCAACAAGCCTTCGACCGAGCCCAAGAGCTCAAGCAATTCGATGAATCCAAGCAAGGAGTCAAAGGTCTCGTCGACTCCGGCCTCACCTCCATCCCTTCCCTCTTCATCCACCCACCCGAGACCCTCTCAAGCCTCAAGCCCGCCCAGCCCAGGCCCGATTCGATCCATTCGATCCCTATTATCGACCTCTCCGGCTGGGACTCCTCCCGCCGGCCCTCCATCATTGAAGAAGTGGGGCGCGTGTCTCGCGAGCTCGGCTTCTTCCAGGTAGTCAACCACGGTGTGCCAACGGAGGTTATGGACCGCACGATCGCGGCCGTGAAGGCCTTCAACGAGCAACCGATGGAGGCGAAGGCAAGGATATACAGGAGGGAGATGGCGGGGGAGATGGACACCGGCGTCGCGTTCTTCTCCAACGTTGACTTGTTCCATTCCAAAGCGGCTAGCTGGAG GGACACGCTTCAGTTAAGGTTGGAGCCGAAACCGAACATGGCAGAGATGCCCGACGTTTGCAAAAATGAGGTGATGGAATGGGATCGACAGATCCAACGCCTGGGAGGCATCCTGATGGGACTGTTGAGCGAGGGGTTGGGATTGAGTCCCGGAAAATTACAGGAATTGACATGCCTAGAGAGCAGGAAGATGGTGGGGAATTACTATCCATGCTGTCCCCAGCCTGATCTGACGGTCGGCTTGTCATCCCACACGGACCCAGGAGTGATCGCAGTGCTCTTGCAAGACCAACACCCAAGTTTGCAAGTGAAGCATGGGGACGAGTGGTTGGATGCACCTCCCGTTCCCGGTGCTCTGGTTGTGAACATTGGTGACATCCTTCAG ATCATGTCCAACAACGAGTACAAAAGTGCAGAGCACCGAGTATTGGCCAACGCTAATCGAGAGCCACGTGTGTCAATAGTAGTTTTCCACAACTTGACCGATTCGGATATTCAGGCCGGACCGTTGCCGGAGCTCGTATCCTCAGATAAACCTGCTGCTTTTCGGCAGTTCACCATGGGCGAATACTGGAGGGCATTCTATACTACCAAGTTGGACGAAAGTCTGGTCCATTACTTCAGGGTGTGA